From the Candidatus Bipolaricaulota bacterium genome, the window GGCGGATCGCGTCGTAGCCCATGTACGGGTTGACGGTGATCATGTCCACCGCGAACTCCCCCGCGAGGTGGGCGCGGGCGTACATCTCGCCGGTGGAGGCGATGTCCCCCCGCTTGACGTCCCCGATCACGATGGCTCCTCTCTCGTGCGCGTAGGCAATCGTCTCCCGGTACGCGGCCAGCCCGTCCACCCCCAGCGCCTCGTAATGGGCGATCTGCACCTTGAAGCAGGCGCAGACGTCGATCGTGGCGTCGATCACCTCCCGGTTGAACGCGAGCACCGCCCGCGCCGGCGGCAGCTTAGCGAGGAGCGATGCCGGCAGAAGCCCCACCGAGGTGTCGAGCCCCACGCAGACCGGTCCCCGGGCCGCAACCCCGTCAAACAATCGATCGATGATCATCGAAATCCCTCTCCCGGATCTTCCCGTCCAGGTGGACGACCTCGCCGCGCCGCACGGTCGCCCACACCCTGCCGCGCAGCCTCTCCCCGATGAGCGGGGTGTTCTTCCCGCGCGATAGCAGCCAATCCTCGGTCACGGTGAACTCCTCGTCCTCCTCGATCAGCACCACGTCCCCGTCGCGGCCGACATCGAGCGATCCCTTGTTCAGCCCGAGGATCCGCGCCGGAGCGGCCGCCATTGCCCGCACGAGGATCCGCAGGTCGAGCCGGCCCGGGCGCACCAGCCGGGAGTAGAGGAGAGAGAACGCGGTCTCGATCCCGGATATCCCCGGGGCTCCACCATCCTTGTCCGCCGCGGTGTGCGGGGCGTGATCGGTGGCGACGGCGTCGATCTCCCCGGAGGCGAGGGCAGCGATGAGATGCTCCCGGACCGTGGATGGGACGAGGGGCGGGTTCACGGCGTAGCCCGGCTCCAAGCACAGGTGGTGCGGAGTCACCTCGCAGGTGACCCGGGTTCCGGCCCGCTTCGCTGCGGCGATCAGCTCGACCGAGCCGGGAGAGCTCACGTGCTCGACGTGGAGCGCGGCGCCGGTGCGCCGGGAAAGGAGCAGATCGCGGTTCACCATCAGCTCCTCGGCCAGCGCCGGATCGTCGATCCCGCGGTATTCGGAGTGCTCTGCGATCCGACGACCGAGCGCGGCGGCGCGGCGGAACGCGCTGAGGGCCACGTCGGTGCGTTCCACCCCGCGCCCGTCGTCGGAGAACGCCCACACGTGCGGGGCGAGTCCGTCCATGTCGGCCAATTCCTCGCCGGCAAGTCCATGGGTGATCGCTCCCACGGGATACAGCTCGACCAGCCCGGCATTGGCCGCCCTTTCTTTCATGTAGCGGGCGACTTCGGGGCGGTCGCAGACCGGATCGGTGTTCGCCATCACCGCGACCGCGGTGTAGCCGCCGTGGACCGCGGCTGCGCTCCCAGAGCGAATATCCTCCTTCTCCGGGTAGCCCGGATCGCGGAAGTGGGCGTGCAGGTCGACGAACGCCGGAAGGAGGGTCCGCCCCTCCCCGGAGAGGACCTCCGCCCCGGGAACCCGCAGGTCCGTCCCGACGGCGCGGATCAGGCCGTCCTCGATGTAGAGATCTCCCCGAAAATCGCTCCGCGCGTCGACCAGCCGGACGTCGGTGATCAGAAGGCCCGCACTCACACCCTGACCCGCTCGCCGCAGTAGGCGCACTCGTACTCCTTCGTGGCCCGATCGACGAGAGTGAACACGGAGATGCTCTGCCGCTCCACCGTGGTGATGCACCGCGGGTTCTTGCACTCGATCAGCCCGACCACCCGTGTGGGGAGCCCGGGGGTGACCTTGCGCGTCACCACGCCGTCTTCGATGTAGTTGACGGTGGCATCGGGGGCGAGGAGCCCGAGCATGGTGAGGTCGAGGTCCAACGTATCCGAGATCTTGATGATGTCCTTGCGCCCCATCTTGCTGCTCGTCACGTTCATCAGGAGCGCCACCGGGTAACCGGCATCCCGCAGCCCGAGCCGGTCGAACACCTTCATCCCCTGGCCGGGCTGGATGTGGTCGATGACGATCCCGGCGGTGATTCGGTCGACCCTAAGCATCTTTGCCCTCCTTTTCCGCCAGCAGGTGCAGGATCAGCGCCATGCGCGCGAACATCCCGAGCCGCGCCTGTTCGAAGTAGACCGCGCGCGGGTCGGCGTCGACCGCGTAGTCGATCTCGGTCACCCGCGGAAGCGGGTGCATGACGATCATCTCCGCGGGCGCCGCACGCAGCCGGTCGGCGGTGAGGATGTAGGTGTCGCGCAGCTTGATGTAGTCCTCCTCGTTGAAGAACCGCTCCTTCTGGATGCGGGTCATGTACAGGACATCGGCGCCCTCCAGCCCGTCCTCCATCCGCGTCGTCTCCCGAAGCGCCACCGCCGGGTTTATCTCCTCCACCTCGCGCTTTATCCGCTCCGGCAGGCGCAATTCCGGCGGGGAGATCAGGATGAACCGAACGTCGGAGTAGCGGGCGAGGGCCTTGACGAGCGAGTGCACCGTCCTGCCGTAGCGCAGGTCGCCGCAGAACGCGACCGTCAGGCCGTCGAGATGCCCCTTGAACCGATGAATGGTGAACAGGTCTGTCAGGGTCTGCGTCGGATGCTCGCGCGCCCCATCCCCGCCGTTGATCACCGGGACCGGGGAGTACTCCGCCGCCAGGATCGCCGCCCCCTCCTTGGGATGGCGCAGGACGATCAGATCGGCGTATCCGCCGACGGTGCGCACCGTATCCCCCAGACTCTCCCCCTTGGCCACCGAGCTGCTCTTCGCGCTCGCCACGCTGATCACTCGCCCGCCCAGCCGGAGCATCGCCGCCTCGAACGACAGCCGGGTGCGGGTGCTCGGCTCGTAGAACAGGGTCGCCATCAGCCGGCCGGCGCAGCGATCGGCGTAGTCGGCGGGAGAATCGATGATCTGAGAAGCGAGGGAGAAAAGGGCTTCGTACTCCTCGGGCGAGAAGTCGAGAGAACCGAGGAAGTGGTTTACAGTCACACCAACCCCCTTGAGTTTTGACCGGATTATAAGCGAGGCGGTCGCTTGTACAAGGGTGAAATTATTCCCACTCGATCGTCGCCGGCGGTTTGCTCGTGATATCGTAGACCACGCGGCCGATCTCTGGAATCCGGCGGGTGATCCGCGACGCGACCTGATCCAAAAAATCGTGCGGGAGGCGGGCCCAGTCGGCGGTCATCCCGTCCACGCTCGTCACCGCCCGCAGGGCGAGGATGTAGCCGTAGCGCCGCTCGTCACCGACCACACCTACGCTCCGCACCGGGGTGAGCACCGCCAGCGCCTGCCACGTCTCCCGGTACAGACCTGATTCCTTGAGGGCGGAGATGAACAGATGATCCGCCTCCCGCAGGATGCGCAGCCTCTCCGGGGTGACCGCGCCGATGATGCGGATCGCCAGTCCCGGCCCGGGGAACGGATGGCGCTCGCGGATCTCCTCCGGCAGCCCGAGCAGGCGCGCGATCTCGCGCACCTCGTCCTTGAACAGGTAGCGGAACGGCTCCAGCAGCTCGAACCCGAGTTTCTCCGGGAGTCCGCCCACGTTGTGGTGGCTCTTGATGTTCGCCGCGCCCGTGCTCCCCGCCGACTCGATCACGTCGGGATAGAGCGTGCCCTGGGCGAGGAAGTGGAACGATCCGTGCCGGCGCGCCTGGTCCGTGAACGCGGCCACGAACTCGCGCCCGATGATCTTCCGCTTCTCCTCGGGATCGGCCACCCCGGCGAGGGCGGAGATGAACCGCTCACTCGCGTCCACGGTGACCAGGTTCACCCCCAGCGGGCGCAGCGCGTTCTCCACCTGCTCCCGCTCGTTCAGCCGCAGCAGGCCGTGGTCGACGAACACCGCGAGATGGTCGACCCCGGCGCGGGTGAGGAGCAGGGCCAGGGTGGAGGAGTCCACCCCGCCGGAGACCGCCAACAGGACGCGCTTTCTGCCCCCATCCGTGCGGGCCCGCACCTCAGCGATCAGCCGCTCCAGCGTGCGAGCCGGGGTCCAGTCGAGCGGCACACCGGCGATGCGGAGGAAGTTCGCCAAAACCGTCTTCCCCTGCGGGGTGTGCACGACCTCGGGGTGGAACTGCACCCCGAACATCCGGGCGTCCGGGGATTCCACCGCCGCGATCGGGTTGTCCTCCGTCCCCGCCGTCGCCCGCCAGCCCGGGGGAAGGGCGGCCACGGCGTCGGAATGGCTCATCCATACTTGCATGGCACCCTCGTCGATCCCGGCGAACAGCGGCCCGTCGTGCCACGTAAGCACGGCGCGCCCGTACTCCCGTCTTCCGGTGGTGACGAGCCGGCCGCCGAACCGGTGCACCAGGTACTGCATCCCGTAGCAGATTCCCAGGATCGGCAGGTCAAGGTCGAATAGTTCCGGATCCGGGCGCGGGGCATCCGGATCGAGCACTGAGGCAGGGCCACCGGAGAGGATCACCGCGTGTGGGTCGTGTGCAGCGATCCGCTCGACCGGCGCATCTCCGGGCAGGATCACTGAATAGGCGTTGAGCTCGCGGATGCGCCGCGCGATCAGACGGGTGTATTGCGAGCCGAAATCGAGGATGACGACGCTCATCGTGCTATCCTGCAGCGAACTCGATCTTCCCCGTCTCCGGATCCATCCTGATGATCGATACCAGCGTCACGATCGGCACTCCGTAGCGGGTCAGCACGCGCCGTCCCTCCCCGAATTCCTTGGCGATCACGAACCCGAACCCGACGAGCGTCGCCCCGCTCTCCCGCACCATGTCCGCCAGCGCGGAGCTGGTGTCGCCGCGGTAGAGGAAGTCATCCACGATCAGGACCCGCTCCTGCTCGTTCAGATAGTCCTTGGAGACGGACAGTTCGACCGTGGTCCCCTTGGTGGGCGAGGTGATTGACCGGACGAACGGACGGTTCATCGTCGCGGCGCGCCCCTTCTTGGCGTACAGGGCGCGGGCGCCGATCCGGCGTGCCACCTCGTAGGCGACGATGTTCCCGGCCGCCTCGGCGGTGAGCACGCAACTCACATCTGCGGCAGCGAATCTGTCGGCGAGCTGGCGACCCACCTCCTCCATGAACTTCGGATCGATGCGGTGGTTGAGGAACCCGTCCACCCGGAGGAATTCCGGCCCCACCACGACACCGTAGCGTTGAACCCAGTCCTGAAGCTGCATCTATACCCTCCTTGCGATGGTCTGTCCGACCGATTGTGCCTCAGTGAGACGGCGATCACAACACGGATCTATGCAGGCGTTGATCCTGTTCACGGCA encodes:
- the pyrF gene encoding orotidine-5'-phosphate decarboxylase; protein product: MIIDRLFDGVAARGPVCVGLDTSVGLLPASLLAKLPPARAVLAFNREVIDATIDVCACFKVQIAHYEALGVDGLAAYRETIAYAHERGAIVIGDVKRGDIASTGEMYARAHLAGEFAVDMITVNPYMGYDAIRPYLPYLEHGDKGIFVLIRTSNPSARDFQELEPGGRPLFLHVAHAVAEWG
- a CDS encoding dihydroorotase, coding for MSAGLLITDVRLVDARSDFRGDLYIEDGLIRAVGTDLRVPGAEVLSGEGRTLLPAFVDLHAHFRDPGYPEKEDIRSGSAAAVHGGYTAVAVMANTDPVCDRPEVARYMKERAANAGLVELYPVGAITHGLAGEELADMDGLAPHVWAFSDDGRGVERTDVALSAFRRAAALGRRIAEHSEYRGIDDPALAEELMVNRDLLLSRRTGAALHVEHVSSPGSVELIAAAKRAGTRVTCEVTPHHLCLEPGYAVNPPLVPSTVREHLIAALASGEIDAVATDHAPHTAADKDGGAPGISGIETAFSLLYSRLVRPGRLDLRILVRAMAAAPARILGLNKGSLDVGRDGDVVLIEEDEEFTVTEDWLLSRGKNTPLIGERLRGRVWATVRRGEVVHLDGKIRERDFDDHRSIV
- a CDS encoding aspartate carbamoyltransferase regulatory subunit, with translation MLRVDRITAGIVIDHIQPGQGMKVFDRLGLRDAGYPVALLMNVTSSKMGRKDIIKISDTLDLDLTMLGLLAPDATVNYIEDGVVTRKVTPGLPTRVVGLIECKNPRCITTVERQSISVFTLVDRATKEYECAYCGERVRV
- the pyrB gene encoding aspartate carbamoyltransferase, which encodes MTVNHFLGSLDFSPEEYEALFSLASQIIDSPADYADRCAGRLMATLFYEPSTRTRLSFEAAMLRLGGRVISVASAKSSSVAKGESLGDTVRTVGGYADLIVLRHPKEGAAILAAEYSPVPVINGGDGAREHPTQTLTDLFTIHRFKGHLDGLTVAFCGDLRYGRTVHSLVKALARYSDVRFILISPPELRLPERIKREVEEINPAVALRETTRMEDGLEGADVLYMTRIQKERFFNEEDYIKLRDTYILTADRLRAAPAEMIVMHPLPRVTEIDYAVDADPRAVYFEQARLGMFARMALILHLLAEKEGKDA
- the guaA gene encoding glutamine-hydrolyzing GMP synthase, whose protein sequence is MSVVILDFGSQYTRLIARRIRELNAYSVILPGDAPVERIAAHDPHAVILSGGPASVLDPDAPRPDPELFDLDLPILGICYGMQYLVHRFGGRLVTTGRREYGRAVLTWHDGPLFAGIDEGAMQVWMSHSDAVAALPPGWRATAGTEDNPIAAVESPDARMFGVQFHPEVVHTPQGKTVLANFLRIAGVPLDWTPARTLERLIAEVRARTDGGRKRVLLAVSGGVDSSTLALLLTRAGVDHLAVFVDHGLLRLNEREQVENALRPLGVNLVTVDASERFISALAGVADPEEKRKIIGREFVAAFTDQARRHGSFHFLAQGTLYPDVIESAGSTGAANIKSHHNVGGLPEKLGFELLEPFRYLFKDEVREIARLLGLPEEIRERHPFPGPGLAIRIIGAVTPERLRILREADHLFISALKESGLYRETWQALAVLTPVRSVGVVGDERRYGYILALRAVTSVDGMTADWARLPHDFLDQVASRITRRIPEIGRVVYDITSKPPATIEWE
- the xpt gene encoding xanthine phosphoribosyltransferase yields the protein MQLQDWVQRYGVVVGPEFLRVDGFLNHRIDPKFMEEVGRQLADRFAAADVSCVLTAEAAGNIVAYEVARRIGARALYAKKGRAATMNRPFVRSITSPTKGTTVELSVSKDYLNEQERVLIVDDFLYRGDTSSALADMVRESGATLVGFGFVIAKEFGEGRRVLTRYGVPIVTLVSIIRMDPETGKIEFAAG